The Caretta caretta isolate rCarCar2 chromosome 5, rCarCar1.hap1, whole genome shotgun sequence genome contains a region encoding:
- the MEX3C gene encoding RNA-binding E3 ubiquitin-protein ligase MEX3C, with protein sequence MPSGSAAAAACPQEEPAEAQRLPPPPLLLLQQPDTLLLRECLAGLGLHDRGLAGSGEAAARQQARERLAGLPPLPEPGPDGAEEVDDEGDLELEEELLAAEEEEEEEDPASLLLSSSSSSSPSQLPPGGPPPPPHPLLPGLGSVLLSPAAAFDAQETAVAGVLYGADDPQGMMAAMLSHAYGGGLGGGPAAAPALNGEQAALLRRKSVNTTECVPVPSSEHVAEIVGRQGCKIKALRAKTNTYIKTPVRGEEPIFVVTGRKEDVAMAKREILSAAEHFSMIRASRNKNGPALGGLPCTPNLPGQTTVQVRVPYRVVGLVVGPKGATIKRIQQQTHTYIVTPSRDKEPVFEVTGMPENVDRAREEIEMHIAMRTGNYIELNEENDFHYNGTDVSFEGGTLGSAWLTSNPVPPSRTRMISNYRNDSSSSLGSGSTDSYFGSNRLADFSPTSPFSTGNFWFGETLPSMGTEDLAVDSPAYDSLPTPSQTIWAPFEPVNPLSGFGSDPAGNMKAQRRGSQPSTPRLSPTFPETLEHPLARRVRSDPPSTCNQVGLPIYIPAFSNGTNSYSSSNGGSTSSSPPESRRKHDCVICFENEVIAALVPCGHNLFCMECANKICEKETPSCPVCQTAVTQAIQIHS encoded by the exons ATGCCGAGCGGCagtgccgccgccgccgcctgcccCCAGGAGGAGCCCGCCGAGGCCCAGCGTCTGCCcccgccgccgctgctgctgctccagcagccgGACACTCTGCTCCTGCGGGAGTGCCTGGCCGGGCTGGGCCTCCACGATCGCGGCCTAGCGGGCAGCGGGGAGGCGGCCGCCCGGCAGCAGGCCCGGGAGCGGCTGGCGGGGCTGCCCCCGCTGCCTGAGCCGGGGCCCGACGGGGCGGAGGAGGTCGACGACGAAGGGGacctggagctggaggaggagctgctggcggctgaggaggaggaggaggaggaggacccgGCCTCGCTGCTGCTCTCCTCGTCCTCCTCTTCCTCGCCCTCACAGCTGCCGCCGggggggccgccgccgccgcctcacCCGCTCCTGCCCGGGCTCGGCTCCGTGCTGCTGTCCCCCGCCGCCGCCTTCGATGCCCAAGAGACGGCGGTGGCCGGGGTGCTGTACGGGGCGGACGATCCCCAGGGCATGATGGCGGCGATGCTGTCCCACGCCTACGGCGGCGGCCTAGGCGGGGGGCCGGCGGCGGCCCCGGCTCTGAACGGGGAGCAGGCGGCGCTGCTGCGGAGGAAGAGCGTCAACACCACCGAGTGCGTCCCGGTGCCCAGCTCCGAGCATGTGGCCGAGATCGTCGGCCGTCAGG GTTGCAAAATAAAAGCATTAAGAGCCAAGACGAATACTTACATTAAGACCCCTGTTCGAGGAGAAGAACCCATTTTTGTCGTCACTGGACGAAAAGAGGATGTAGCCATGGCCAAAAGGGAAATTCTCTCAGCAGCTGAACACTTCTCCATGATCAGAGCATCACGCAACAAAAATGGTCCTGCTCTGGGTGGGTTGCCATGTACTCCCAACCTGCCAGGTCAGACTACAGTCCAAGTGAGGGTGCCTTACCGTGTAGTTGGGCTGGTGGTTGGACCCAAAGGAGCTACAATCAAAAGAATTCAGCAGCAGACACACACGTACATTGTTACTCCCAGCAGAGACAAGGAGCCAGTCTTTGAGGTTACAGGGATGCCTGAAAATGTAGACCGTGCACGTGAAGAAATAGAAATGCATATTGCCATGCGCACAGGAAACTACATAGAGCTGAATGAAGAAAATGATTTCCATTACAATGGTACAGATGTGAGCTTTGAAGGCGGCACTCTTGGATCTGCTTGGCTTACTTCCAATCCTGTCCCTCCTAGCCGCACCAGAATGATTTCTAATTATAGAAATGACAGCTCCAGCTCCTTAGGAAGTGGCTCCACTGATTCCTATTTTGGAAGCAATAGATTGGCTGACTTCAGCCCAACAAGTCCATTCAGCACAGGAAACTTTTGGTTTGGAGAAACGTTGCCTTCAATGGGCACAGAAGATCTTGCAGTTGACTCTCCTGCATATGACTCCTTACCAACGCCTTCCCAAACCATCTGGGCCCCTTTTGAACCAGTAAACCCGCTATCTGGCTTTGGTAGCGACCCTGCTGGTAACATGAAGGCTCAGCGTCGAGGAAGTCAGCCATCCACTCCTCGTCTGTCACCTACATTTCCTGAAACTTTGGAACATCCGCTTGCTAGGAGAGTGAGAAGTGACCCACCCAGTACATGCAACCAGGTTGGCCTTCCAATATACATCCCTGCTTTTTCTAATGGTACCAACAGCTACTCCTCTTCCAACGGCGGTTCCACATCCAGTTCACCACCCGAGTCTAGACGAAAGCATGACTGTGTGATATGCTTTGAGAATGAAGTTATTGCTGCCCTAGTTCCTTGTGGCCACAATCTCTTCTGTATGGAATGTGCCAACAAGATCTGTGAAAAAGAAACGCCATCATGTCCAGTTTGCCAGACAGCTGTTACTCAGGCAATCCAAATTCACTCTTAA